A single genomic interval of Streptomyces sp. BA2 harbors:
- the ehuC gene encoding ectoine/hydroxyectoine ABC transporter permease subunit EhuC — translation MMSSQFLENWFLPGVWITVQVTVLSAALAFVIAFPIGVLRTSRLWIVRFLAGTYFEIFRSTSSLVFMFWIAFTVPALFQISFEPLFAGVIALGITYGAYASEIVRGALAAVPQAQREAGIALNFTPLQRLRRIELPQAWPEMLPPFNNLLIELLKGTSLVSLIAVADMTFAGDLLRLVTTESGPIYTLLLALYFVFAFILTRGMRLLERHAKKGVGQAPEKLGLFSGIRSKSSIDVVTGAGGAK, via the coding sequence ATGATGTCGTCACAGTTCCTCGAGAACTGGTTCCTGCCCGGCGTCTGGATCACCGTGCAGGTCACCGTCCTCAGCGCGGCCCTCGCCTTCGTGATCGCCTTCCCCATCGGGGTGCTCCGCACGTCCCGTCTCTGGATCGTGCGCTTCCTGGCCGGAACGTACTTCGAGATCTTCCGCAGCACCTCGTCGCTGGTCTTCATGTTCTGGATCGCGTTCACGGTGCCCGCGCTGTTCCAGATCAGCTTCGAGCCGCTTTTCGCGGGTGTCATCGCCCTGGGCATCACCTACGGGGCGTACGCCTCCGAGATCGTGCGCGGCGCGCTCGCCGCGGTGCCGCAGGCGCAGCGCGAGGCGGGCATCGCCCTGAACTTCACGCCGCTGCAGCGGCTGCGCCGCATCGAACTGCCGCAGGCCTGGCCCGAGATGCTGCCGCCCTTCAACAACCTGCTGATCGAGCTGCTCAAGGGCACGTCCCTCGTCTCCCTCATCGCGGTGGCCGACATGACCTTCGCCGGCGATCTGCTCCGTCTCGTCACGACCGAAAGTGGGCCGATCTACACGCTGTTGCTCGCGCTCTACTTCGTGTTCGCGTTCATCCTCACGCGCGGCATGCGGCTCCTTGAGCGGCACGCCAAGAAGGGCGTGGGGCAGGCTCCCGAGAAGCTGGGCCTGTTCAGCGGGATCCGCTCCAAGTCGTCGATCGACGTCGTCACCGGCGCGGGGGGTGCCAAGTGA
- the ehuA gene encoding ectoine/hydroxyectoine ABC transporter ATP-binding protein EhuA, which produces MDGSELIRFDKVVKRYGSNTVLDELDFSVDSGKHVTLIGPSGSGKTTILRLLMTLVKPDQGTIKVGGNYLMHEEKNGKLVPAGEKHIREVRKNIGMVFQQFNLFPNMKVLRNIMEAPVNVLGLPKDEAEQRARELLDLVGLGDRCDAYPTQLSGGQQQRVAIARALAMRPQVLLLDEVTSALDPELVAGVLDVLRDIAHTTDITMLCVTHEMNFARDISDQVLMFDSGRVIEAGTPEKIFTEPEHERTREFLSAVL; this is translated from the coding sequence GTGGACGGCAGCGAGCTGATCCGCTTCGACAAGGTGGTCAAGCGCTACGGCTCGAACACCGTCCTCGACGAGCTGGACTTCTCCGTGGACTCCGGCAAGCACGTCACCCTGATCGGCCCGTCCGGCTCCGGCAAGACCACGATCCTGCGCCTCCTGATGACCCTGGTGAAGCCCGATCAGGGCACCATCAAGGTGGGCGGCAACTACCTCATGCACGAGGAGAAGAACGGCAAGCTCGTCCCGGCGGGCGAGAAGCACATCCGCGAGGTCCGCAAGAACATCGGGATGGTCTTCCAGCAGTTCAACCTCTTCCCGAACATGAAGGTCCTGCGCAACATCATGGAGGCGCCGGTCAACGTCCTCGGCCTGCCCAAGGACGAGGCGGAGCAGCGGGCGCGCGAGCTGCTCGACCTGGTCGGCCTCGGGGACCGCTGCGACGCCTACCCGACGCAGCTCTCCGGCGGCCAGCAGCAGCGCGTGGCCATCGCGCGCGCCCTGGCGATGCGTCCGCAGGTGCTGCTCCTGGACGAGGTCACGTCCGCGCTCGACCCCGAGCTGGTGGCGGGCGTCCTCGACGTCCTCAGGGACATCGCGCACACCACGGACATCACGATGCTGTGCGTGACCCACGAGATGAACTTCGCCCGTGACATTTCGGACCAGGTCCTGATGTTCGACTCGGGCCGGGTCATCGAGGCCGGGACGCCGGAGAAGATCTTCACGGAGCCGGAGCACGAGCGGACCCGGGAGTTCCTCAGCGCAGTCCTGTGA
- the ehuB gene encoding ectoine/hydroxyectoine ABC transporter substrate-binding protein EhuB — translation MAPPLGNNEGFIGKAVRRRSLLTGAGVAALGVFGGAACSRVPEEGKVEGGDLLDRLRDTGEVRIGVAGEVPFGYIDKNGEVTGEAPEIAKVIFPRLGVPRVKAVPTKFGALIPGLTQARQFDVVSAGMYINPTRCERVLFSDPDYLMLDSFIVKKGNPHGIKKYEDIAKKGLKLASGTAYAQIATAEANGVKSVLVVPDQVAGADAVALGRVDAFAGTAVTVRDVVKGNPRVEATKPFQPIIDGEPAYGAGGFAFRLYEKNLRDAFNKELHKLKESGELLRIVKPFGFTETEMTDLTAEKLCPPVKGAS, via the coding sequence CGTATTCGGGGGCGCGGCCTGCAGCCGGGTGCCTGAGGAAGGGAAGGTCGAGGGCGGAGATCTGCTGGACCGGCTGCGTGACACCGGCGAGGTCAGGATCGGTGTCGCGGGCGAGGTCCCGTTCGGGTACATCGACAAGAACGGCGAGGTGACCGGCGAGGCACCGGAAATCGCCAAGGTGATCTTCCCTCGCCTCGGTGTGCCCAGGGTCAAGGCGGTGCCCACCAAGTTCGGTGCGCTGATCCCCGGGTTGACCCAGGCCCGGCAGTTCGACGTGGTCTCGGCGGGCATGTACATCAACCCGACGCGCTGCGAGCGGGTGCTGTTCTCCGACCCCGACTACCTGATGCTCGACTCCTTCATCGTGAAGAAGGGCAATCCGCACGGCATCAAGAAATATGAGGACATCGCCAAGAAGGGCCTGAAGCTGGCGAGCGGTACGGCCTACGCGCAGATCGCCACCGCCGAGGCGAACGGCGTGAAATCCGTCCTCGTGGTGCCCGACCAGGTGGCGGGCGCCGACGCCGTCGCGCTCGGCCGGGTCGACGCTTTCGCCGGGACCGCGGTCACCGTGCGCGACGTGGTCAAGGGCAATCCGCGGGTGGAGGCGACGAAGCCCTTCCAGCCGATCATCGACGGCGAACCGGCCTACGGAGCGGGTGGTTTCGCCTTCAGGCTGTACGAGAAGAACCTGCGGGACGCCTTCAACAAGGAGCTGCACAAGCTCAAGGAGAGCGGTGAACTGCTCAGGATCGTCAAGCCGTTCGGGTTCACCGAGACCGAGATGACCGATCTGACGGCCGAGAAGTTGTGCCCCCCTGTGAAGGGAGCCTCCTGA
- the ehuD gene encoding ectoine/hydroxyectoine ABC transporter permease subunit EhuD — MNWDWQNVDDFMPLFWDGVWITLKALFFGTLIAFSLGMVWAIAQRSEKKWIRWPVTVFTEFIRNTPLLVQLFFLFYVVPEWGPSMSPLVTGIVGLGLHYSTYTSEVYRAGIEGVPEGQWEAATALSLTKQRTWTAVILPQAVRRVVPALGNYVIVMLKESPQMAAIGALDMLGQAQGYSQATFTYEAISIVGVAFIVIAYPASLLLRVLERRLVR; from the coding sequence GTGAACTGGGATTGGCAGAACGTCGATGACTTCATGCCCCTCTTCTGGGACGGCGTGTGGATCACGCTCAAGGCGCTGTTCTTCGGCACCCTGATCGCCTTCTCGCTCGGCATGGTCTGGGCCATCGCGCAGCGGTCGGAGAAGAAATGGATCCGCTGGCCGGTGACGGTGTTCACCGAGTTCATCCGGAACACTCCGCTGCTGGTCCAGCTGTTCTTCCTCTTCTACGTGGTGCCGGAGTGGGGCCCGTCCATGTCGCCGCTCGTCACGGGCATCGTCGGGCTCGGTCTGCACTACTCGACGTACACCTCCGAGGTGTACCGGGCGGGCATCGAGGGTGTCCCGGAAGGGCAGTGGGAGGCGGCCACCGCGCTCAGCCTCACCAAGCAGCGCACCTGGACCGCTGTGATCCTGCCGCAGGCCGTGCGCCGGGTGGTCCCCGCGCTCGGCAACTACGTGATCGTCATGCTGAAGGAGTCGCCGCAGATGGCTGCCATCGGCGCGCTCGACATGCTGGGCCAGGCCCAGGGGTACAGCCAGGCGACCTTCACCTACGAGGCCATCAGCATCGTCGGCGTCGCCTTCATCGTCATCGCCTACCCGGCCTCTCTTCTTCTGCGAGTTTTGGAGCGTCGTCTTGTCCGCTGA